In Microbacterium sp. 1.5R, the following are encoded in one genomic region:
- a CDS encoding SDR family oxidoreductase, with product MHSADLPLLGRTALVTGVSRRRGIGFATATTLASLGANVFVHHFRPHDLDHPWGGDDLDAVRTGIRDSLASGAVMGDAEADLRDPDSIEPLLDAASSLSGRLDIVVCNQAMSGGDGTIFDMTADRLDAHWQANARASLLLTAGLARRVRVELGGADTPVARPGDSIPSLGPFEKPTAHVIWMTSGQGHGAMRGEISYATSKAALAGITRSTAAELLDVGIVLNTVNPGPVNTGYLDADTTDRDLSGVDEWIAGTPFGRVGRPDDPARLIGWLCTDAGSWVVGQVLTTDGGFSL from the coding sequence ATGCACTCCGCCGACCTTCCCCTGCTCGGACGCACCGCGCTCGTGACCGGCGTCTCGCGCAGGCGCGGCATCGGATTCGCGACCGCCACGACGCTCGCCTCCCTCGGCGCGAACGTGTTCGTCCATCACTTCCGCCCGCACGATCTCGACCACCCCTGGGGCGGCGACGATCTCGACGCCGTCCGCACCGGCATCCGGGACTCGCTCGCATCCGGAGCGGTGATGGGCGACGCCGAGGCGGATCTCCGTGACCCCGACAGCATCGAACCGCTGCTCGATGCGGCGTCCTCGCTGTCAGGACGGCTCGACATCGTCGTCTGCAATCAGGCGATGAGCGGAGGCGACGGGACGATCTTCGACATGACCGCCGACCGGCTGGACGCGCACTGGCAGGCGAACGCGCGCGCATCGCTGCTGCTCACCGCGGGCCTGGCGCGTCGAGTCCGGGTCGAGCTCGGCGGCGCGGACACCCCCGTCGCCCGCCCGGGCGACAGCATCCCCTCACTCGGCCCGTTCGAGAAGCCGACGGCGCACGTCATCTGGATGACCTCCGGTCAGGGCCACGGAGCGATGCGCGGAGAGATCTCCTATGCGACGAGCAAGGCCGCGCTCGCGGGCATCACGCGGTCGACGGCGGCGGAGCTGCTCGACGTCGGGATCGTGCTGAACACCGTCAACCCAGGCCCCGTGAACACGGGCTACCTCGATGCGGACACCACGGATCGCGATCTCTCGGGCGTCGACGAATGGATCGCCGGCACGCCGTTCGGCCGAGTCGGTCGACCGGACGACCCGGCGCGGCTGATCGGCTGGCTGTGCACCGACGCCGGCTCCTGGGTGGTGGGTCAGGTGCTGACCACGGACGGCGGGTTCTCGCTGTGA
- a CDS encoding gamma carbonic anhydrase family protein, which yields MLYEHLGARPRIHDTAVVAPTAVISGDVTIGPDCQVLHGAVITAEGGPITLGEHVIVMENALIRATAANAVHIGSHTLVGTLASIAGATVGEEVFLASGARIFNGALVGDRCEVRVNAIVHRRAVLPSGTVVPIGWVAVGDPVQLLSPDREEEISAAQPELDFPGHVFGVDRDTPDLMVQLTERYGSSLARHADDVRLDADGHAAGRG from the coding sequence ATGTTGTACGAGCACCTCGGGGCTCGGCCCCGGATCCATGACACCGCCGTCGTCGCTCCCACCGCCGTGATCTCCGGAGACGTGACGATCGGACCGGACTGCCAAGTGCTGCACGGCGCCGTGATCACCGCCGAGGGCGGGCCCATCACGCTCGGCGAGCACGTGATCGTGATGGAGAACGCGCTCATCAGGGCGACGGCCGCGAACGCCGTGCACATCGGCTCGCACACGCTCGTCGGAACCCTCGCGAGCATCGCGGGTGCGACCGTCGGCGAAGAGGTCTTCCTCGCGTCGGGCGCCCGGATCTTCAACGGCGCGCTGGTCGGGGACCGGTGCGAGGTGCGCGTGAACGCCATCGTGCACCGGCGGGCGGTGCTGCCGTCCGGCACCGTCGTGCCGATCGGCTGGGTCGCGGTCGGGGATCCCGTCCAGCTCCTCTCTCCCGACCGCGAGGAGGAGATCTCCGCGGCCCAGCCCGAGCTCGACTTCCCGGGGCACGTCTTCGGCGTGGACCGCGACACCCCCGACCTGATGGTGCAGCTGACCGAGCGGTACGGCAGTTCCCTGGCCCGGCATGCCGACGACGTGCGTCTCGATGCCGACGGCCACGCGGCGGGCCGAGGGTGA
- a CDS encoding aminotransferase, with amino-acid sequence MSDGAGLVRPDISTEDAALIARDCYGVDAQASELGSNQDRNFVLIEPDGSRSVLRVDNPVFGDDARAAQHAALDAYRAAGVRVPTVLPGLDGELTQRWRGFAVRRSEFAEGEPMVDAGYLAPVVLGEFGTLAAASVNALAGLVHPGLDREQMWDMRVAYEQIIALAPAVTEAELRVRVRTAADEAHAAVSTVAAGLPVQPIHGDLTDDNATGMRGADSRLHPHTVLDLGDLGLGWRVAELAVCVSSMLHHEPERPLRALDTVAAFHADAPLTRDEAVAVWPLVVLRAALLVASGWRQLAIDGDNDYARERIEGEQAIFDAATAVPLAEMSEHVLARLGFASPEFEMSDAETPDETPDAGTPDAGTPDETPDAGTPDAGTPDAEIPGDAPDVPDAPDVPDASRRELSMLLPDLDGRVLLVDPGIEAEGLDAGRWSHPDAEAILVAEAHAAGARAAVVPYGVFRLTRTTVDAVSAAATWPVETEVHVAPGPSSRLVAPTAGELKITDDGVHIELDGGWRLALRGTDIEPNRSGRVERGESIGRLAASFENRTMVIGLTRGDAPPLRSPLPNPPIAARLVTPERVAAWRRFTADPAPLLGLRSAAQRDEAGQELERRERIFAAAQERYYVHPPQIERGWRHHLVDTTGRSYIDMVNNVAGLGHGHPRVAAAANRQLKTLATNSRFLFRGLAEYSERLIALMPEGSGLDTVLLVNSGSEAVDLGIRLAQAATGRRTVVALREAYHGWTMASDAVTTSAYDNPDALATRPDWVHVADVPNSFRGTHRGQDSADRYLADLAADLDRLSVEGRDPAGFVCESVLGNAGGVVLPDGYLTGAYDLVRSHGGLCIADEVQVGFGRMGSTFWGFEQSGVIPDIVTIAKPMGNGFPIGGVITSKRIADALSEQGQFFSSGGGSTLSSSVGLAVLDAMVEDDLQRNALDVGRHLAESLRALAQRHPIVGPVHGQGLYLGVELVRDPETLHPAAAEAAAICERLRELGVIVLTTSERSNVLKIKPPLCLSVESADHVVAMLDRVLTEGW; translated from the coding sequence GTGAGTGACGGGGCAGGGCTCGTCCGACCGGACATCAGCACGGAGGACGCCGCGCTGATCGCTCGCGACTGCTACGGGGTCGACGCCCAGGCGAGCGAGCTCGGGAGCAACCAGGACCGGAACTTCGTCCTGATCGAGCCGGACGGATCACGCAGCGTGCTGCGCGTCGACAACCCCGTGTTCGGCGACGACGCGAGAGCCGCGCAGCATGCGGCGCTCGACGCCTACCGCGCAGCCGGCGTTCGTGTTCCCACCGTGCTCCCCGGGCTCGACGGTGAGCTCACCCAGCGCTGGCGAGGATTCGCGGTGCGGCGCAGCGAGTTCGCCGAGGGCGAGCCGATGGTCGACGCGGGCTATCTCGCTCCCGTCGTCCTGGGGGAGTTCGGCACGCTGGCTGCGGCATCCGTGAACGCGCTCGCAGGTCTCGTGCATCCGGGGCTCGACCGTGAGCAGATGTGGGACATGCGCGTCGCGTACGAGCAGATCATCGCGCTGGCCCCGGCAGTGACCGAGGCCGAACTGCGCGTGCGCGTGCGCACGGCAGCCGATGAGGCTCACGCCGCTGTCTCGACCGTCGCTGCCGGCCTGCCAGTGCAGCCGATCCATGGCGACCTGACCGACGACAACGCCACCGGAATGCGCGGTGCCGACTCGCGGCTGCACCCCCACACGGTGCTCGATCTGGGAGACCTGGGTCTCGGTTGGCGCGTCGCGGAACTGGCTGTCTGCGTCTCGTCGATGCTGCACCATGAGCCGGAGCGCCCGCTTCGCGCACTCGACACCGTCGCGGCGTTCCACGCCGATGCCCCGCTCACTCGCGACGAGGCGGTCGCGGTGTGGCCCCTCGTCGTGCTGAGAGCAGCGCTGCTCGTCGCGAGCGGCTGGCGTCAGCTCGCGATCGACGGGGACAACGACTACGCCCGCGAGAGGATCGAGGGGGAGCAGGCCATCTTCGACGCGGCGACCGCCGTTCCGCTCGCCGAGATGTCCGAGCACGTGCTCGCGCGGCTCGGGTTCGCGTCTCCGGAGTTCGAGATGTCGGATGCCGAGACTCCGGATGAGACTCCTGATGCGGGGACCCCGGATGCAGGGACTCCGGATGAGACTCCGGATGCAGGGACTCCGGATGCGGGGACTCCGGATGCCGAGATTCCGGGGGACGCTCCCGACGTGCCTGACGCTCCCGACGTACCCGACGCTTCCCGCCGGGAACTGTCGATGCTGCTTCCCGATCTCGACGGCCGAGTCCTCCTGGTCGATCCGGGCATCGAAGCCGAGGGGCTCGATGCAGGGCGCTGGTCGCATCCGGATGCCGAGGCGATTCTCGTGGCCGAGGCCCACGCGGCGGGTGCTCGCGCTGCCGTGGTTCCCTACGGCGTCTTCCGGCTCACCCGGACGACCGTCGACGCCGTGAGTGCGGCCGCCACCTGGCCGGTGGAGACGGAGGTGCATGTCGCCCCCGGTCCGTCGTCGCGACTGGTCGCGCCGACCGCGGGGGAGCTGAAGATCACCGACGACGGGGTGCACATCGAGCTCGACGGCGGGTGGAGGCTCGCGCTCCGTGGCACCGACATCGAGCCGAATCGCAGCGGGAGAGTCGAGAGGGGCGAGAGCATCGGCAGGCTCGCCGCATCCTTCGAGAACCGCACGATGGTCATCGGGCTGACGCGAGGGGATGCTCCGCCGCTCCGCTCCCCGCTGCCGAATCCGCCGATCGCCGCGCGGCTCGTCACCCCGGAACGCGTCGCGGCCTGGCGTCGCTTCACCGCGGACCCCGCTCCGCTGCTGGGCCTCCGGTCCGCCGCGCAGCGCGACGAGGCCGGTCAGGAGCTCGAGCGCCGCGAGCGCATCTTCGCGGCCGCACAGGAGCGCTATTACGTGCACCCGCCGCAGATCGAGCGAGGCTGGCGGCACCACCTCGTCGACACGACCGGTCGCAGCTACATCGACATGGTGAACAACGTCGCCGGGCTCGGCCACGGCCACCCGCGAGTCGCGGCGGCGGCGAACCGCCAGCTGAAGACGCTCGCCACGAACTCCAGGTTCCTGTTCCGCGGCCTCGCCGAGTACAGCGAGCGACTCATCGCGCTGATGCCCGAGGGGAGCGGCCTCGACACCGTGCTGCTCGTGAACAGCGGATCGGAGGCGGTGGACCTCGGCATCCGTCTCGCGCAGGCGGCAACCGGCCGACGAACCGTCGTCGCGCTGCGAGAGGCCTATCACGGGTGGACGATGGCGAGCGATGCGGTCACCACCAGCGCCTATGACAATCCTGATGCGCTCGCGACGCGTCCCGACTGGGTGCACGTCGCCGATGTGCCCAACTCGTTCCGCGGCACGCACCGCGGCCAGGACTCGGCGGACCGGTACCTCGCCGACCTCGCCGCCGACCTCGACCGACTCAGCGTCGAGGGCCGGGATCCGGCCGGGTTCGTGTGCGAGTCCGTGCTCGGCAACGCGGGCGGGGTGGTCCTTCCCGACGGATATCTGACCGGTGCGTACGACCTCGTGCGTTCACACGGTGGCCTGTGCATCGCCGACGAGGTGCAGGTGGGCTTCGGGCGCATGGGATCCACGTTCTGGGGATTCGAGCAGTCCGGAGTGATCCCCGACATCGTCACGATCGCGAAGCCGATGGGCAACGGCTTCCCGATCGGCGGCGTGATCACTTCGAAGAGGATCGCCGACGCGCTGAGCGAGCAGGGCCAGTTCTTCTCCTCGGGCGGTGGCAGCACGCTCAGCAGCAGCGTCGGCCTCGCAGTCCTCGATGCCATGGTCGAGGACGACCTGCAACGCAACGCGCTCGACGTCGGTCGGCATCTGGCGGAGTCGCTCCGTGCGCTCGCGCAACGGCATCCGATCGTCGGGCCCGTGCACGGGCAGGGGCTGTATCTCGGGGTCGAGCTCGTGCGCGACCCCGAGACCCTGCACCCGGCGGCGGCCGAGGCGGCCGCGATCTGCGAGAGGCTTCGCGAGCTCGGCGTGATCGTGCTCACCACCTCGGAGCGCTCGAACGTGCTGAAGATCAAACCCCCGCTCTGTCTGTCGGTCGAGAGCGCCGACCATGTCGTCGCGATGCTCGACCGCGTGCTCACCGAGGGCTGGTGA
- a CDS encoding APC family permease has protein sequence MVTPIKTKPLAQGGGTLRRNLGLWAIVGLGLGYMTPTVVFDTFGMVARDTDNVVPAAYLVALVVMVFTAISYGKISRAIPSAGSAYTYVRESIHPNLGFMVGWTSLIDYVLLPMVNCLIIRSYLEALFPDIPGWIWVVLYCILVTSIIYMTMRGTSNMNMILLVFSIVVMVVFVVMVVAQLMRGEGAGTIASAAPFIHDGATIGAVLMGATIVCFSFIGFDAVTMYAEEAKDPKTMPKAILLTVLLGGAIFLVAAYVTQLRFPDWNEFAPGGDMQYVEDSTLPIIGNLVGGNVLMAVLTAAGFCATLASGLASHASVSRMLLVMGRNNVLPQKAFGYINPCTHTPTFNIVLVGAISLLAIPFTLELIAAWINYGALIAFTFVNISVIAWFAVRKGRRHTPRDIFSYIVMPGIGMLLTGLLWVNLHSDALTGGLIWTALGLIYLAVITKGFRKKVVAFDENQAVTGFNKVVKVPVDEN, from the coding sequence ATGGTCACGCCCATCAAGACGAAGCCGCTCGCGCAGGGCGGAGGAACCCTCCGCCGCAATCTCGGCCTCTGGGCGATCGTCGGTCTCGGACTCGGCTACATGACACCGACCGTCGTCTTCGACACGTTCGGCATGGTGGCTCGCGACACCGACAACGTCGTCCCTGCGGCCTACCTCGTCGCCCTCGTCGTGATGGTGTTCACCGCCATCAGCTACGGCAAGATCTCCCGCGCCATCCCGAGCGCCGGGTCTGCGTACACGTACGTCCGTGAGTCGATCCACCCGAACCTCGGGTTCATGGTCGGCTGGACCTCGCTCATCGACTATGTGCTGCTCCCGATGGTCAACTGCCTCATCATCCGCAGCTACCTCGAAGCGCTCTTCCCCGACATCCCCGGCTGGATCTGGGTCGTGCTGTACTGCATCCTCGTCACGAGCATCATCTACATGACGATGCGCGGCACCTCGAACATGAACATGATCCTGCTCGTGTTCTCGATCGTCGTGATGGTCGTGTTCGTCGTCATGGTCGTCGCGCAGCTGATGCGCGGCGAAGGAGCGGGCACGATCGCATCGGCCGCGCCTTTCATCCACGACGGTGCGACGATCGGCGCGGTGCTCATGGGCGCGACGATCGTCTGCTTCTCGTTCATCGGGTTCGACGCCGTGACGATGTACGCCGAGGAGGCGAAGGATCCGAAGACGATGCCCAAGGCGATCCTGCTGACCGTGCTGCTCGGCGGCGCGATCTTCCTCGTCGCCGCGTACGTCACGCAGCTGCGCTTCCCCGACTGGAACGAGTTCGCACCCGGTGGCGACATGCAGTACGTCGAGGATTCGACGCTGCCGATCATCGGAAACCTCGTCGGGGGCAACGTGCTCATGGCCGTGCTGACCGCCGCCGGCTTCTGCGCCACGCTCGCCTCGGGTCTCGCCTCGCACGCATCCGTCTCGCGGATGCTGCTCGTGATGGGTCGCAACAACGTCCTTCCGCAGAAGGCCTTCGGCTACATCAACCCGTGCACCCACACGCCCACCTTCAACATCGTGCTGGTCGGCGCGATCTCGCTGCTCGCGATCCCGTTCACCCTCGAGCTGATCGCGGCGTGGATCAACTACGGCGCCCTGATCGCGTTCACCTTCGTCAACATCTCGGTGATCGCCTGGTTCGCTGTGCGCAAGGGGCGGCGCCACACACCGCGCGACATCTTCTCGTACATCGTGATGCCGGGCATCGGCATGCTCCTCACGGGTCTGCTGTGGGTGAACCTGCACTCCGACGCCCTGACAGGGGGACTCATCTGGACCGCTCTCGGCCTGATCTACCTCGCCGTGATCACGAAGGGGTTCCGCAAGAAGGTGGTCGCGTTCGATGAGAACCAGGCGGTGACCGGGTTCAACAAGGTCGTGAAGGTGCCGGTCGACGAGAACTGA